One Myripristis murdjan chromosome 17, fMyrMur1.1, whole genome shotgun sequence DNA segment encodes these proteins:
- the LOC115375773 gene encoding putative nuclease HARBI1 has protein sequence MAAALFARRRARRQRERQRKERIFHQRITLFQMPESDVIKLYRLPSHVILSLLDEIKDDMEPRTKRSHAIPGLTKLLAALHLLSSGSFQRAVTRNVGISQSALSPALSAFLRAMMRRVGQYIHFPQSREEIMETKMDFYAVAGFPNVIGAVDATHVPITPPSDDEHVYLNREQSYSMNIQVVCNARHVINNVVAKYPGSTLDSFVLRRSRLYELMEDREAGRGWLLGDSAYPLLPWLLTPVSNPTTPAEQRYNAAHSKTQNVIERTLRVLKSRFRCLDKTAGSLLYSPSKVCEIVVTCCMLHNLALRSGMPVEVGAEGDDEHLGDGEGLEDGWATQREVIRSYFN, from the exons ATGGCTGCGGCGCTGTTTGCGAGGAGGCGAgcgagaagacagagagagcgacagaggaaagagaggatcTTCCACCAGAGGATCACGCTCTTTCAGATGCCAGAGAGCGACGTGATTAAACTCTACCGGTTGCCGAGCCACGTCATTTTGTCGCTTCTTGACGAGATTAAAGATGACATGGAGCCGCGGACAAAGAGGAGCCACGCCATCCCGGGGCTCACCAAACTCCTCGCCGCCCTGCACCTCCTGTCATCCGGCTCGTTCCAGCGAGCCGTGACGCGAAATGTGGGCATATCGCAGTCCGCTCTCTCGCCTGCGCTGTCCGCCTTCTTGAGGGCGATGATGCGCCGGGTCGGCCAGTACATCCACTTCCCGCAGTCCCGGGAGGAGATCATGGAAACCAAGATGGACTTTTACGCAGTGGCCGGATTCCCAAATGTGATCGGGGCTGTGGATGCCACTCACGTCCCCATCACACCACCCTCTGATGACGAGCATGTGTATCTCAACCGGGAACAGAGCTACTCAATGAACATACAAGTGGTCTGCAATGCCAGGCATGTAATCAACAACGTGGTGGCCAAGTACCCGGGATCCACGCTGGATTCATTCGTGCTACGACGCAGCAGGTTGTACGAGCTGATGGAGGACCGGGAGGCCGGGAGAGGATGGCTCTTGG GTGACAGTGCGTATCCGCTGCTGCCCTGGCTGCTGACGCCGGTGTCCAACCCGACCACCCCGGCCGAGCAGAGGTACAACGCCGCCCATTCCAAGACCCAAAACGTGATCGAGCGCACACTCCGGGTCCTGAAGTCAAGATTCCGGTGTTTGGACAAGACTGCGGGGAGTTTGCTGTACTCCCCCTCTAAAGTGTGCGAGATTGTGGTGACTTGTTGCATGCTACACAACCTGGCATTACGCAGCGGCATGCCGGTTGAGGTGGGTGCTGAGGGGGATGATGAACACCTTGGTGATGGAGAAGGACTGGAGGATGGATGGGCCACGCAGAGGGAGGTCATTAGAAGTTATTTCAACTAA
- the LOC115375774 gene encoding myb-related transcription factor, partner of profilin-like — MEERKRKKKFTAEELEILTKEVSKNENIFKGPHVSASKKNRVWENIAVKVNAVGHDKRSVEELKKRYQDLRRRTKEKTALTRRSEAKADSEQADTADSTQTEENVQASFSESQLSGVPGVDTLDCEVDGDLDESSQPSTDCTAGTPKQSLDDLMLEEMTKQTTSLQQIALGISRMEASLSSVVQSQRDSFEALMTAHKEHIEALMMAHRQHLHAITAQSHTPAVECKPELPSNFDAGLGNNF, encoded by the exons atggaggagaggaaaagaaagaagaagttCACGGCGGAGGAACTTGAGATCTTGACAAAGGAGGTGAGCAAAAATGAGAACATATTCAAGGGGCCACACGTGTCGGCGTCCAAGAAGAACAGGGTGTGGGAAAACATAGCCGTCAAAGTCAACGCAGTCGGACACGACAAAAGATCcgtggaggagctgaagaagagGTACCAGGacctgaggaggaggacgaaAGAGAAGACTGCGCTTACGAGGAGATCGGAGGCGAAGGCGGACTCGGAGCAGGCGGACACGGCGGACTCCACGCAGACGGAGGAAAACGTGCAAGCGTCGTTTTCCGAGTCGCAGCTCTCAGGGGTGCCAGGAGTCGACACGCTCGATTGTGAAGTCGATGGAG ATCTGGACGAGTCCTCCCAGCCCTCGACAGACTGCACGGCCGGCACCCCTAAGCAGAGCCTGGATGACCTCATGCTGGAGGAGATGACCAAACAGACCACATCCCTGCAGCAGATAGCGCTGGGCATCTCTCGCATGGAGGCGTCCTTGTCCTCCGTGGTCCAGAGTCAGCGGGACTCGTTCGAGGCTCTCATGACGGCGCACAAAGAACACATTGAGGCGCTGATGATGGCGCACAGGCAACACCTCCATGCCATCACAGCACAGAGCCACACCCCGGCTGTCGAATGCAAACCTGAACTCCCCAGTAACTTTGATGCAGGCCTCGGAAATAACTTTTGA